One segment of Mycolicibacterium baixiangningiae DNA contains the following:
- a CDS encoding exodeoxyribonuclease III, which produces MRLATWNVNSIRARVDRVTEWLQKADVDVLAMQETKCSEQQFPSMPFAALGYDVVHCGFNQWNGVAIASRVGIDDVQVGFDGQPTWGDKPDIEAVAEARALGATCGGVRVWSLYVPNGRFVGSPHYAYKLEWLAALRDTAHRWVTDDPSLPIAMVGDWNIAPTDDDVWSVEAYRDSTHVTPPERAAFNAIVDAGYADVVRPFTPGPGVYTYWDYTRLAFQKRRGMRIDFILGSPAFADRVTHAEIDREERKGKGASDHAPVLVDLRS; this is translated from the coding sequence ATGCGGCTGGCCACCTGGAACGTCAACTCCATTCGCGCCCGGGTGGACCGGGTGACCGAATGGCTGCAGAAGGCCGACGTCGACGTGCTGGCCATGCAGGAGACCAAATGCTCCGAGCAGCAGTTCCCCAGCATGCCGTTCGCCGCGCTCGGCTACGACGTCGTGCACTGCGGGTTCAACCAATGGAACGGCGTCGCGATCGCCTCGCGGGTGGGCATCGACGACGTGCAGGTCGGATTCGACGGCCAACCCACCTGGGGTGACAAACCCGACATCGAGGCGGTCGCCGAGGCCCGTGCGCTCGGTGCGACGTGCGGCGGCGTGCGGGTGTGGAGCCTCTATGTGCCCAACGGCCGGTTCGTCGGCTCACCCCACTACGCCTACAAGCTGGAATGGCTTGCCGCACTGCGGGACACCGCCCACCGCTGGGTGACCGACGACCCGTCCCTGCCCATCGCGATGGTCGGCGACTGGAACATCGCCCCGACCGACGACGACGTGTGGAGCGTCGAGGCCTACCGGGACAGCACCCACGTCACACCACCCGAGCGTGCCGCGTTCAACGCCATCGTCGACGCCGGATATGCCGACGTGGTGCGGCCGTTCACGCCGGGCCCCGGTGTCTACACATACTGGGACTACACCCGGCTGGCGTTCCAGAAGCGGCGCGGGATGCGCATCGACTTCATCCTCGGATCGCCGGCCTTCGCCGACCGGGTCACCCACGCCGAGATCGACCGTGAGGAACGAAAAGGCAAGGGCGCCAGCGATCACGCTCCGGTGCTGGTGGACCTCAGGAGTTGA
- a CDS encoding N-acetylglutamate synthase, CG3035 family: MPGLPRPGTRVSLRYRLPAGSVPPLNDVVGHLLDRDPVVRVRTKSGDIVEISPADVVTVRVLTDVPVKASQIRAVEHAAALAWPGLHREWLDGWLLRASDGHTHRGNSAVPLDITSNTAAVPAIRDWYARRGLTPWLALPDRLVRLPDSEIHLESIVMVRALTDAGAVDVAVSSRPDATWLAVYQREVPVDVLTAVVDGQVGFGRIDDAAVGRAAVTPAHDGTRWVGLSAVRVAEDRRRRGHARTLCAGLLTWGARSGATHAYVQVLADNDGAIALYESMGFTAQHRERYLDASKL; the protein is encoded by the coding sequence GTGCCCGGTCTGCCCCGGCCCGGCACGCGGGTGAGCCTGCGCTACCGGTTGCCCGCCGGTTCGGTGCCGCCGCTCAACGACGTGGTAGGCCACCTGCTGGACCGTGACCCGGTGGTGCGGGTGCGGACGAAATCCGGTGACATCGTGGAGATCTCACCGGCCGATGTGGTCACGGTGCGGGTGCTGACCGACGTTCCGGTGAAGGCGTCCCAGATCCGGGCGGTCGAGCACGCGGCCGCGCTGGCGTGGCCGGGCCTGCACCGCGAATGGCTCGACGGCTGGCTGCTGCGCGCCTCCGACGGCCATACCCATCGCGGCAATTCCGCTGTGCCGCTTGATATCACCTCGAACACCGCCGCGGTGCCCGCGATCAGGGACTGGTATGCCCGGCGCGGCCTCACCCCGTGGCTGGCCCTACCCGACCGGCTGGTGCGGCTGCCCGACTCCGAGATCCATCTCGAGAGCATCGTGATGGTGCGCGCCCTCACCGACGCGGGCGCCGTCGACGTCGCGGTCAGCTCGCGGCCCGACGCCACGTGGCTGGCGGTGTACCAGCGTGAGGTACCCGTCGACGTGCTGACCGCGGTCGTCGACGGGCAGGTCGGGTTCGGCCGCATCGACGACGCCGCGGTGGGCCGCGCCGCCGTCACACCCGCACACGACGGCACCCGGTGGGTGGGCCTGTCGGCCGTGCGGGTCGCCGAGGACCGGCGCCGCCGCGGCCACGCCCGCACCCTGTGCGCGGGGCTGCTGACATGGGGTGCGCGGAGCGGCGCCACGCACGCCTACGTGCAGGTCCTGGCCGACAACGACGGCGCGATCGCACTCTACGAGTCGATGGGTTTCACCGCACAGCACCGGGAGCGCTACCTCGACGCTTCTAAGCTGTAG
- a CDS encoding peptide deformylase: MAVVPIRIVGDPVLRTATTPIPVGEDGSLPEDLADLIRDLYETMDAANGVGLAANQIGVSKRVFVYDCPDSRGRAGRRRGVVVNPVLETSDVPETMPDPDDDEEGCLSVPGEQFPTGRADWARVTGLDADGTPITVEGTGLFARMLQHETGHLDGFLYLDRLIGRHARAAKRAVKQNGWGTPGLSWTPGTDPDPFGH, encoded by the coding sequence GTGGCCGTCGTTCCGATTCGCATCGTGGGAGATCCCGTCCTGCGCACCGCAACCACCCCGATCCCCGTCGGCGAGGACGGTTCCCTCCCCGAGGATCTCGCCGATCTCATCCGCGATCTCTACGAGACGATGGACGCCGCCAACGGTGTCGGCTTGGCCGCCAACCAGATCGGAGTCTCCAAGCGGGTGTTCGTCTACGACTGCCCGGATTCGCGCGGCCGCGCGGGCCGGCGCCGCGGCGTCGTGGTCAATCCGGTGCTCGAGACCTCCGACGTCCCCGAGACGATGCCCGACCCCGACGACGACGAAGAGGGCTGCCTGTCGGTTCCCGGCGAGCAGTTCCCGACCGGCCGCGCCGACTGGGCAAGGGTGACAGGACTCGACGCCGACGGCACCCCCATCACCGTCGAGGGCACCGGGCTGTTCGCGAGGATGCTGCAGCACGAGACGGGACATCTCGACGGGTTCCTCTATCTCGACCGGTTGATCGGCCGGCACGCGCGGGCGGCCAAACGCGCCGTCAAGCAGAACGGCTGGGGTACGCCGGGACTGAGCTGGACGCCCGGCACCGATCCCGATCCGTTCGGTCACTGA
- a CDS encoding DUF3263 domain-containing protein, which produces MDGARAQTEQSGDDSDLPAGLTRREFDILAFERQWWKYAGSKEDAIKELFSMSATRYYQVLNALVDRPEALAADPMLVKRLRRLRASRQKARAARRLGFEVT; this is translated from the coding sequence ATGGACGGCGCCAGGGCGCAGACTGAGCAATCCGGCGACGACTCTGATCTGCCCGCAGGACTGACCAGGCGCGAATTCGACATATTGGCCTTCGAGCGCCAGTGGTGGAAGTACGCCGGCAGCAAAGAGGACGCCATCAAAGAGCTGTTCTCGATGTCGGCGACCCGCTATTACCAGGTACTCAACGCCCTCGTCGACCGTCCGGAGGCGCTTGCCGCGGATCCGATGCTGGTCAAACGCCTGCGCCGGCTGCGCGCCAGCAGGCAGAAGGCGCGGGCGGCACGACGGTTGGGCTTCGAGGTCACCTGA
- a CDS encoding LytR C-terminal domain-containing protein, producing the protein MNQRESSGLPLRAIVMVLLFLGIVFLLVGFQALGSDDDSASDETTVATTTVTPSPEPSPEAAVRPEVRVFNISEVQGAAEGVATRLRDDGWNVAETGNLTMEGVPATTVYFGEEPGEREAADEVGRLLEAPVEPRVPPLTEQPPGVIVAVTG; encoded by the coding sequence ATGAACCAGCGAGAATCCTCCGGACTGCCTCTGCGCGCCATCGTGATGGTGCTGCTCTTCCTCGGCATCGTCTTCCTCCTGGTGGGGTTCCAGGCGCTGGGGTCCGACGACGATTCGGCGTCCGACGAGACCACGGTGGCCACCACGACGGTCACCCCGTCACCGGAGCCCTCACCGGAAGCCGCGGTCCGGCCCGAAGTCCGCGTCTTCAACATCTCCGAGGTCCAGGGCGCCGCCGAGGGGGTGGCGACGCGGTTGCGTGACGACGGCTGGAACGTCGCCGAAACCGGCAACCTCACCATGGAGGGTGTCCCCGCGACGACGGTGTACTTCGGCGAGGAACCGGGGGAGCGGGAGGCCGCCGACGAGGTGGGCCGACTGCTCGAGGCGCCCGTCGAACCTCGCGTGCCCCCGCTGACCGAACAACCACCAGGCGTCATCGTGGCGGTCACCGGTTAG
- the sodC gene encoding superoxide dismutase[Cu-Zn] codes for MLKPGLTSAAVAAMFAVPALALSACTPNEPVSSEPGTTPSVWTGSPSPSAAPGEGEEGGSGSEGHSEGGEKLVAELKSPDGTTVANAEFDFSGGYATVTVQTVASGQLEPGFHGMHVHQVGKCEPNSVAPAGGAPGNFLSAGGHFQAEGHTGHPASGDLTSLQVREDGSAMVVTTTDAFTAEELTSGQGTAIMIHEKSDNFANIPPERYNQVNGTPGPDQATMATGDAGGRVACGVIRPAE; via the coding sequence ATGCTCAAGCCCGGTCTCACATCCGCCGCCGTCGCCGCCATGTTCGCCGTTCCCGCGCTCGCGCTGAGCGCCTGCACCCCCAACGAGCCGGTGTCGAGCGAACCAGGCACCACGCCTTCGGTGTGGACCGGTTCACCGTCGCCGTCGGCAGCGCCGGGTGAAGGCGAAGAGGGCGGGAGCGGCTCCGAAGGCCACTCCGAGGGTGGCGAGAAACTGGTCGCCGAGCTCAAGAGTCCCGACGGCACCACCGTGGCGAATGCGGAGTTCGACTTCAGCGGCGGCTACGCCACCGTCACCGTCCAGACGGTCGCGTCGGGACAGCTGGAGCCGGGCTTCCACGGCATGCACGTCCACCAGGTCGGTAAGTGTGAGCCCAATTCGGTGGCGCCCGCCGGCGGTGCGCCGGGCAACTTCCTCTCCGCGGGTGGGCATTTCCAGGCCGAGGGCCACACCGGGCATCCCGCCAGCGGCGACCTCACCTCGCTGCAGGTCCGTGAGGACGGTTCGGCGATGGTGGTGACCACCACCGACGCGTTCACCGCCGAGGAGCTGACCTCCGGGCAGGGCACCGCGATCATGATCCACGAGAAGTCGGACAACTTCGCGAACATTCCGCCGGAGCGCTACAACCAGGTCAACGGCACCCCGGGGCCGGATCAGGCGACCATGGCCACCGGTGACGCCGGTGGGCGGGTGGCGTGCGGTGTTATCCGTCCCGCCGAGTAG
- a CDS encoding glutamate--cysteine ligase, translating into MLSVPPSSRIDFAGSPRPTVGVEWEFALVDAHTRDLSNEAATVIAEIGESPHVHKELLRNTVEVVTGICENSSEAMADLSHTLQTVRRIVRGRGMELFCAGTHPFAKWSAQQLTDAPRYAELIKRTQWWGRQMLIWGVHVHVGVSSAHKVMPIISSLLNQYPHLLALSASSPFWDGADTGYASNRAMMFQQLPTAGLPFQFQSWPEFERFVHDQRKTGIIDHMNEIRWDIRPSPHLGTIEIRVFDGVSNIAELGSLVALTHCLVVDLDRRLEAGEQLPVMPPWHVQENKWRAARYGLDAEIILDADSNERSVTDDLDDLLTRLQPVAQSLDCADELAGVADIYRNGAGYQRQRRVAEENDGDLLAVVDALVAELEL; encoded by the coding sequence GTGTTATCCGTCCCGCCGAGTAGTCGCATCGACTTCGCCGGGTCACCCCGGCCTACCGTCGGCGTGGAATGGGAGTTCGCCCTCGTCGACGCCCACACCCGCGACCTGAGCAACGAGGCGGCCACGGTCATCGCCGAGATCGGCGAAAGCCCGCACGTGCACAAGGAATTGCTGCGTAACACCGTCGAGGTCGTCACCGGTATCTGCGAGAACTCCAGTGAGGCGATGGCGGATCTGAGCCATACCCTGCAGACCGTCCGGCGGATCGTGCGCGGTCGCGGCATGGAACTGTTCTGTGCCGGCACCCACCCGTTCGCCAAGTGGTCCGCGCAGCAACTCACCGACGCACCGCGCTACGCCGAGCTGATCAAGCGGACGCAGTGGTGGGGCAGGCAGATGCTGATTTGGGGCGTGCACGTCCACGTCGGGGTCTCCTCGGCGCACAAGGTCATGCCGATCATCTCGTCGCTGCTCAACCAGTATCCGCACCTGCTGGCGCTGTCGGCCTCGTCACCGTTCTGGGACGGTGCGGACACCGGTTACGCCAGCAACCGGGCGATGATGTTCCAGCAGCTGCCGACGGCGGGTCTGCCGTTCCAGTTCCAGTCGTGGCCGGAGTTCGAACGGTTCGTCCACGATCAGCGGAAGACCGGGATCATCGACCACATGAACGAGATCCGATGGGACATCCGGCCGTCGCCGCATCTGGGGACCATCGAGATCCGGGTCTTCGACGGGGTGTCCAACATCGCCGAACTCGGCTCGCTGGTCGCGCTCACCCACTGCCTTGTCGTCGATCTCGACCGCCGGCTCGAGGCGGGTGAGCAGCTGCCCGTGATGCCGCCGTGGCATGTGCAGGAGAACAAGTGGCGGGCCGCGCGTTACGGGCTCGACGCCGAGATCATCCTCGACGCCGACAGCAACGAGCGGTCGGTCACCGACGATCTCGACGATCTGCTGACCCGGCTGCAGCCGGTGGCGCAGTCCCTGGACTGTGCCGACGAGCTCGCCGGGGTCGCCGACATCTATCGCAACGGCGCGGGCTATCAGCGGCAGCGCCGCGTCGCCGAGGAGAACGACGGTGACCTGCTTGCGGTCGTCGACGCCCTGGTCGCCGAACTGGAGCTATAA
- a CDS encoding aldehyde dehydrogenase family protein gives MTATAGALDTVADTGGDIAFGGSRVLGSGFFLEPTAVVGPADTDPALTDEIFGPVLVVQPFDSVYELLPRANGGRYGLTAGVWTTDVRKAHAVSHQLQAGTVWVNTFADYNAAAPFGGFKGSGVGKDCGPEGLDKCLQTQTVWMSLS, from the coding sequence ATGACCGCCACCGCAGGCGCGCTCGACACCGTGGCCGACACCGGTGGTGACATCGCGTTCGGTGGCTCCCGGGTCCTCGGCAGCGGGTTCTTCCTCGAACCGACCGCCGTCGTCGGACCCGCCGACACCGATCCGGCGCTGACCGATGAGATCTTCGGACCGGTCCTGGTGGTGCAGCCGTTCGACTCCGTCTACGAACTGTTGCCGCGTGCCAACGGTGGCCGCTACGGGCTGACCGCCGGCGTGTGGACGACCGATGTCCGCAAGGCGCACGCGGTGTCGCACCAACTGCAGGCCGGCACCGTGTGGGTGAACACCTTCGCCGACTACAACGCTGCCGCGCCGTTCGGTGGATTCAAGGGCTCCGGTGTCGGAAAGGACTGCGGCCCTGAGGGTCTCGACAAGTGCCTGCAGACTCAGACGGTCTGGATGTCATTGTCGTGA
- a CDS encoding Lrp/AsnC family transcriptional regulator, producing MQSEPGAGDLDTLDLQLIDHLQVDGRIPYAELARRVEVTEKTVRRRVSRLIDEGYITIAAVTDPSLLGFGSMALALVNVDGSRSPVELADELALLPETDYVTVTTGPFAVQVELVCTDARELHDVAFGKIGATAGVASVELLPYLRLHYQQARFSAVRGGRDGVRPRHLDETDRAIISRLAVDGRAAFRDFASALGVSETTIRFRYARLVESGAVRVMCIVNPLRLGYRSSSWVTIRVDGRGSAKDVAEALTRLQPVSYVALTSGRWDVLAEVVTGSGEALLSVLDDDIRGIEGVATLESWSYIALHYKAVRPRHSDGLTAHDNDIQTV from the coding sequence ATGCAGTCCGAACCCGGTGCTGGGGATCTCGACACTCTGGACCTGCAGCTGATCGACCATCTTCAGGTTGACGGCCGCATCCCGTACGCGGAGTTGGCGCGGCGAGTCGAGGTGACGGAAAAGACTGTGCGGCGCCGTGTTTCGCGGCTGATCGACGAGGGCTACATCACCATCGCGGCCGTCACCGATCCGAGCCTGCTCGGTTTCGGTTCGATGGCGCTGGCCCTGGTCAACGTCGACGGTTCGCGGTCGCCTGTCGAACTGGCCGACGAGCTGGCGCTCCTGCCGGAGACGGACTACGTGACGGTCACGACCGGTCCGTTCGCCGTGCAGGTCGAGTTGGTCTGCACCGACGCCCGAGAACTGCACGACGTCGCGTTCGGCAAGATCGGAGCCACCGCCGGCGTCGCCTCGGTGGAGCTGCTGCCCTACCTTCGGCTGCACTATCAGCAGGCCCGGTTCTCGGCGGTGCGCGGCGGGCGCGACGGCGTGCGGCCACGTCACCTCGACGAGACCGACCGCGCCATCATCTCCCGGCTCGCCGTCGACGGCCGCGCCGCGTTCCGCGATTTCGCCTCCGCACTGGGGGTTTCGGAGACCACGATCCGGTTCCGCTACGCCCGGCTGGTGGAATCCGGTGCGGTGCGGGTGATGTGCATCGTCAACCCGCTGCGGCTGGGTTACCGCTCGTCGAGCTGGGTGACCATCCGGGTGGACGGGCGCGGCAGCGCCAAGGACGTCGCCGAGGCGCTGACCCGGCTGCAGCCGGTGTCCTATGTGGCGTTGACGTCGGGCCGTTGGGATGTGCTGGCCGAAGTGGTGACCGGCAGCGGGGAGGCCCTGCTGTCGGTGCTCGACGACGACATCCGCGGCATCGAGGGCGTCGCCACCCTCGAGTCGTGGTCCTACATCGCGTTGCATTACAAGGCCGTCCGCCCCCGCCACAGTGACGGGCTGACGGCTCACGACAATGACATCCAGACCGTCTGA
- a CDS encoding LLM class flavin-dependent oxidoreductase, with translation MRVELLQEGDLTGTTAYERYHQLIGEVELADRLGFSTWGTSEQHFSPPSFSIAAREVLYSAIAMRTSRITLRTMASVMLRWNHPILVVERLATLDIVSHGRAEVCTARSNNLTTLDAFGVDPAETRDQWEDGMDVTVPPRRSERVSEEIPAELRNRCAAVQDCDAQGIPLTASDYVWLAVATVVVPVLLVIIGLML, from the coding sequence ATGCGGGTAGAACTTCTACAAGAAGGCGACCTGACCGGGACGACCGCCTACGAGCGTTACCACCAGTTGATCGGTGAGGTCGAACTCGCCGACCGGCTCGGCTTCTCCACTTGGGGCACATCCGAACAGCACTTCAGCCCGCCCAGCTTCTCGATCGCCGCACGCGAGGTGCTCTACTCGGCGATCGCCATGCGCACCAGCAGGATAACGCTGCGCACCATGGCGTCGGTCATGCTCAGGTGGAACCATCCGATCCTGGTGGTCGAACGGCTCGCGACCCTCGACATCGTCTCCCACGGACGGGCCGAGGTCTGCACCGCGCGGTCCAACAACCTCACCACGCTCGACGCCTTCGGCGTCGACCCGGCCGAAACCCGCGACCAGTGGGAGGACGGCATGGACGTCACCGTCCCGCCGAGAAGGAGCGAACGCGTGTCAGAAGAAATACCGGCCGAACTGCGGAATCGCTGTGCCGCCGTGCAGGACTGCGATGCACAGGGCATACCGCTGACGGCATCGGACTACGTCTGGCTCGCCGTGGCCACCGTCGTCGTACCGGTCCTGCTGGTGATCATCGGGTTGATGCTGTGA
- a CDS encoding EthD family reductase: protein MHDVFVMYNHPADTDAFDAHYRGTHVPLVEQMPLLEEFTWGHVHRDEHDSGYYLVARLTFESAEAAAESMASAPGKKSVEDLANFASRGVTVLNVTRLNA, encoded by the coding sequence ATGCACGACGTATTCGTGATGTACAACCACCCCGCCGACACCGACGCGTTCGACGCGCACTACCGCGGCACCCACGTCCCACTGGTCGAGCAGATGCCGTTGCTCGAGGAGTTCACGTGGGGGCACGTGCACCGCGACGAGCACGACTCCGGTTACTACCTGGTGGCCCGGTTGACTTTCGAAAGTGCCGAGGCCGCAGCCGAATCGATGGCGTCGGCGCCGGGAAAGAAGTCGGTGGAGGACCTGGCGAACTTCGCATCGCGCGGCGTCACCGTCCTCAACGTCACGCGTCTCAATGCCTGA
- a CDS encoding amidohydrolase family protein — translation MRSARETSRGTLLAGKLADLIVLDRNPLTIDIDALTEIAVDEVVLGGEQVRIDHPSGAGPYWGCDCDADVPARGGDAAR, via the coding sequence ATGCGCTCGGCGAGGGAGACCAGCCGCGGCACGCTGTTGGCCGGCAAGCTCGCTGATCTGATCGTCCTGGACCGAAACCCGCTGACCATCGATATCGACGCGCTGACCGAGATCGCCGTCGACGAGGTGGTGCTGGGCGGCGAGCAGGTGCGGATTGACCATCCCTCGGGAGCAGGTCCATATTGGGGGTGTGACTGTGACGCCGATGTTCCCGCTCGAGGTGGCGATGCTGCCCGGTGA
- a CDS encoding LON peptidase substrate-binding domain-containing protein, whose translation MFPLEVAMLPGEELPLRIFEPRYVALVQDCLAMTDPAFGVVLIEAGREVGGGDRRNSVGALARIVDYADLGVDRFRLRCVMGERIRVIEWLDDAPYPRADIEVWEDEAGGPIESAAVFDVEDRIVALYERIAAARGAEFAGRSAVLGPEESDVVKRLYGLASRVPMGQADKYAVLSAPSAAARLSALSEAVDTVTAMVEFQLSE comes from the coding sequence ATGTTCCCGCTCGAGGTGGCGATGCTGCCCGGTGAGGAGCTACCGCTGCGCATCTTCGAGCCGCGCTACGTCGCGCTGGTGCAGGACTGCCTTGCGATGACGGATCCGGCGTTCGGCGTGGTGCTGATCGAGGCGGGGCGCGAGGTCGGCGGTGGTGACCGGCGCAACAGCGTGGGCGCGCTGGCGCGCATCGTCGATTACGCGGATCTGGGTGTCGACCGCTTCCGGCTCAGATGTGTGATGGGCGAACGGATCCGGGTGATCGAGTGGCTCGACGACGCACCGTACCCCCGCGCGGACATCGAGGTGTGGGAGGACGAAGCAGGCGGCCCGATCGAGTCGGCGGCCGTCTTCGACGTCGAGGACCGCATCGTCGCGCTGTACGAACGGATCGCCGCCGCGCGCGGTGCGGAGTTCGCCGGCCGCTCGGCGGTACTCGGGCCGGAGGAATCCGACGTCGTGAAGCGGTTGTACGGCTTGGCTTCCCGCGTGCCGATGGGGCAGGCCGACAAGTACGCCGTGCTGTCGGCGCCCTCGGCGGCGGCGCGGTTGTCCGCGCTGAGTGAGGCCGTCGACACCGTCACGGCAATGGTGGAGTTCCAGCTGTCGGAGTGA
- a CDS encoding HNH endonuclease signature motif containing protein, whose amino-acid sequence MFDGSLPEIGAFSALSDAEIVAASAGWGRVESAAAARKLAAMAEVFRRRTGIDDAADREDWFIDPETSVLSELAAAHHITDRLASTQTQRGVLLANRFPKVAALFEAGLISDLLIRAIVYRTYLITNPDAMAAVDAALAEQVLCWGPKSQAKTEEAIDALVEIHDPAALRRREPATHTRDLQFGTITDAAGMMTVYARMYSPDGVALEQHVEDLARTVCPDDPRTLKERRNDAFAALSTGQPLRCECDNPDCPATTPDRPAPTVVIHLITTEEALAAAKHHSTAQEDIGDQPAAGSGGTETEPAPVEPDSAVREDEPVDAGPQQDFSAECKPAASEPDNAAREDEPADAGPDPEESDAAPQQDFSAECRPVDLEPAPTPTPSPTPALAFVIGGGVLSPVILPAFLDRAKIRQLTHPGDAPPEPRHVPSTALQDFVRCRDLTCRFPGCDKPAYLTDIDHTVPYPAGPTCASNLKCLCRKHHLLKTFWTGKTGWRDEQLPDGTVIWTAPSGQTHITQPGSALLFPTLCTPTAPIPTITSAKVHTPNSGLKMPKRRRTRAKDRAYRIELERRLNDAFVAERTKPPPF is encoded by the coding sequence ATGTTCGATGGTTCGTTACCCGAGATCGGGGCCTTCTCCGCGTTGAGTGACGCGGAAATCGTCGCCGCCTCTGCCGGGTGGGGACGCGTCGAATCCGCCGCCGCCGCCCGCAAGCTCGCCGCGATGGCCGAAGTGTTCCGCCGCCGCACCGGCATCGACGACGCCGCCGACCGCGAAGACTGGTTCATCGACCCCGAAACCTCCGTCTTGAGTGAACTGGCCGCCGCCCACCACATCACCGACCGACTCGCCTCAACCCAAACCCAACGCGGAGTCCTGCTCGCCAACCGATTCCCCAAAGTCGCCGCACTCTTTGAAGCCGGCCTGATCAGCGACCTGTTGATCCGCGCCATCGTCTACCGCACCTACCTGATCACCAACCCCGACGCCATGGCCGCCGTGGACGCCGCCCTGGCCGAGCAAGTCCTCTGCTGGGGACCCAAATCCCAGGCCAAGACCGAAGAAGCCATCGACGCCCTGGTCGAAATCCACGACCCCGCCGCCCTGCGCCGCCGCGAACCCGCCACCCACACCCGCGACCTGCAATTCGGCACCATCACCGATGCCGCCGGGATGATGACCGTCTACGCCCGCATGTACAGCCCCGACGGTGTCGCCCTTGAACAACACGTCGAAGACCTGGCCCGCACCGTATGCCCCGATGACCCCCGCACCCTCAAAGAACGCCGCAACGACGCCTTCGCCGCCCTGTCCACCGGACAGCCGCTGCGGTGTGAATGCGACAACCCCGACTGCCCCGCCACCACCCCCGACCGCCCCGCCCCCACCGTCGTCATCCACCTCATCACCACCGAAGAAGCCCTCGCCGCCGCCAAGCACCACAGCACTGCACAAGAAGACATTGGCGACCAGCCCGCCGCCGGGTCGGGCGGCACGGAGACAGAACCCGCACCTGTCGAGCCGGATAGCGCTGTGCGCGAAGATGAACCGGTCGACGCCGGGCCGCAACAAGACTTCTCGGCTGAGTGCAAGCCGGCAGCCTCCGAGCCGGATAACGCTGCGCGCGAAGATGAGCCGGCCGACGCCGGGCCCGATCCCGAGGAGTCCGACGCTGCGCCGCAACAGGACTTCTCGGCCGAGTGCAGGCCGGTCGACCTCGAGCCTGCGCCCACACCAACGCCGTCGCCCACTCCCGCACTGGCGTTCGTCATCGGCGGCGGTGTACTGAGCCCGGTGATCCTGCCCGCCTTCCTCGACCGCGCTAAGATCCGCCAACTCACCCATCCCGGCGACGCTCCCCCCGAACCCCGCCACGTACCCTCCACAGCGCTCCAAGACTTCGTGCGCTGCCGCGATCTGACCTGCCGCTTCCCCGGCTGCGACAAACCCGCCTACCTCACCGACATCGACCACACCGTGCCCTATCCCGCCGGCCCGACATGCGCGTCGAACCTCAAATGTTTATGCCGAAAACACCACTTACTGAAGACTTTCTGGACCGGCAAAACCGGTTGGCGCGATGAACAACTCCCCGACGGCACCGTCATCTGGACCGCACCGAGCGGCCAGACCCACATCACCCAACCCGGCAGCGCACTGCTCTTCCCCACCCTGTGCACACCCACCGCGCCAATCCCCACAATCACCAGCGCGAAAGTGCACACCCCGAACAGCGGCCTCAAGATGCCCAAACGCCGCCGCACCCGCGCCAAAGACCGCGCCTACCGCATCGAACTCGAACGCCGCCTCAACGACGCCTTCGTCGCCGAACGCACCAAACCCCCACCGTTCTGA